In a single window of the Sphingosinicella microcystinivorans genome:
- a CDS encoding TetR/AcrR family transcriptional regulator: MKYRKKTTPETKAPEDPPRQKRPYNSRSMVERRQRILKATLQLIEEDGVNGVTIRQISKKSDVALRTLYLYFGSREVIIGVAIKDFFYKNIEESGADPEPKTIASLLDRFDRLTDIIIGSKSYSSALAPIFFSANIDPGIYDILREIAISHVKSFVCELASSKANALSEGEKDLLIAQMANIEFAVINDALSGRIPLADLSACLKLAVLSLVAGFIPKPPADLKAAIQDLRQSLNRSEA; encoded by the coding sequence ATGAAGTACAGGAAGAAGACCACGCCGGAGACGAAGGCTCCAGAGGACCCGCCGCGGCAGAAGCGGCCCTACAACAGCCGCTCGATGGTCGAACGGCGGCAGAGAATCCTCAAGGCGACCTTGCAGCTCATCGAAGAGGACGGCGTGAACGGCGTCACGATCCGGCAGATCAGCAAGAAATCCGACGTCGCCCTCAGGACATTGTACCTCTACTTCGGCAGCCGGGAAGTCATCATCGGAGTCGCGATAAAGGACTTCTTCTACAAGAACATAGAGGAATCCGGCGCCGATCCCGAGCCGAAGACGATTGCCAGCCTGCTCGACCGATTCGACAGGCTGACCGACATCATCATCGGGAGCAAATCCTATTCGTCGGCGCTCGCGCCGATATTCTTCTCGGCGAACATCGACCCGGGAATCTACGACATCCTGAGAGAGATCGCGATCTCGCATGTGAAGAGTTTCGTGTGCGAGCTGGCGTCCTCGAAGGCCAATGCGCTGAGCGAGGGCGAAAAGGACCTTCTGATCGCGCAGATGGCGAACATCGAGTTCGCCGTGATCAATGACGCGCTCAGCGGCCGCATTCCGCTCGCCGACCTCAGCGCCTGCCTGAAGCTCGCGGTCCTGTCGCTCGTCGCGGGCTTCATCCCCAAGCCCCCGGCGGACCTCAAGGCGGCGATCCAGGATCTGCGGCAGAGCCTGAACCGGTCGGAGGCGTAG
- a CDS encoding NADH:flavin oxidoreductase: MSGLEPLFTPFSGGNLDVPNRIVMAPMTRWFSPGEVPGPNVAAYYRRRAEHGVGLIVTEGTTIDHPVSSHSERIPAFHGAALDGWRRVVDEVHAAGGRIVPQIWHVGAMRHPKQDLPNRHLAAMSPSGLHKPGAAALGREMSAQDIADVVDAFAKAAYDARRLGFDGVEIHGAHGYILDQFLWEPLNRRDDAYGGDAAQRTRFAAEVVSAVRRAVGADFPLILRISQWKQQDYTARLAADPEALGAILAPLTAAGVDIYHCSQRRYWETEFEGSPLNFAGWVKRLTGRPTITVGSVGLSAPLSVTDIGDEAGADDELQPLADAVARGDYDLVAVGRALIADPAWAEKVREGRFGELHRFERRALEELI; this comes from the coding sequence ATGAGCGGGCTCGAGCCGCTGTTCACGCCGTTTTCGGGCGGCAACCTCGACGTTCCGAACCGGATCGTCATGGCGCCGATGACGCGCTGGTTTTCGCCGGGCGAGGTGCCGGGTCCGAACGTCGCGGCATACTATCGGCGGCGTGCGGAGCATGGCGTCGGCCTCATCGTCACCGAGGGCACGACGATCGACCACCCGGTCTCCTCGCACTCCGAGCGAATCCCGGCCTTCCACGGCGCGGCGCTCGACGGGTGGCGGCGGGTCGTGGACGAGGTGCACGCGGCGGGCGGCCGGATCGTGCCGCAAATCTGGCACGTCGGCGCGATGCGGCACCCGAAACAGGATCTCCCCAACCGGCACCTCGCGGCGATGAGCCCATCGGGACTGCACAAGCCCGGCGCCGCTGCGCTCGGCCGGGAAATGAGTGCGCAGGACATCGCGGATGTCGTCGATGCGTTCGCCAAGGCCGCGTATGATGCGCGGCGTCTCGGATTCGACGGCGTCGAGATCCACGGGGCGCACGGATATATTCTCGACCAGTTCCTTTGGGAGCCGCTCAATCGCCGGGACGACGCCTACGGCGGAGACGCTGCCCAGCGGACGCGTTTCGCCGCGGAGGTGGTTTCGGCGGTGCGCCGCGCGGTCGGGGCGGACTTTCCGCTCATCCTGCGCATATCGCAGTGGAAGCAGCAGGATTATACCGCCCGGCTTGCGGCCGACCCGGAGGCTCTCGGCGCGATCCTTGCGCCGCTGACCGCGGCGGGCGTCGACATCTACCATTGCTCCCAGCGCCGGTACTGGGAAACCGAATTCGAAGGGTCTCCGCTCAACTTCGCCGGGTGGGTCAAACGCCTGACGGGGCGGCCGACGATCACCGTCGGCAGCGTCGGTCTCAGCGCCCCGCTCTCCGTCACCGACATCGGCGACGAGGCCGGTGCGGACGATGAGTTGCAGCCGCTGGCGGACGCCGTTGCAAGAGGCGACTATGATCTGGTCGCCGTGGGCCGCGCGCTCATCGCGGACCCGGCGTGGGCGGAGAAGGTTCGGGAAGGGCGGTTCGGTGAACTGCACCGTTTCGAGCGGCGTGCGTTGGAGGAATTGATATGA
- a CDS encoding SDR family NAD(P)-dependent oxidoreductase: MRTIVTGAGSGIGRATAETLAGQPHARLLLVDRNAERREAYLAALRARGTDAHGIGGDISDPAFPAAIVAAAVERFGGIDAIVSAAGSIANGAPLTDLPLADFEGAFAVNVRPTLLLAQAAFPHLKASRGSLVAVSSTAARHPVPDLGGYSPSKAALSMLVRQLALEWGPHGIRANCVSPGPTATPMAPAYADAAVRAARASTLPLRRIADPEQVAATILFLLGPGAAAITGVDLDVDCGMGLTTMQLSGAALGRSTNG; the protein is encoded by the coding sequence ATGCGCACCATCGTTACCGGCGCGGGCAGCGGCATCGGCCGGGCGACGGCAGAAACGCTCGCCGGGCAGCCGCACGCGCGGCTCCTGCTCGTCGACCGGAACGCCGAACGCCGCGAGGCGTACCTCGCCGCGCTGAGGGCACGCGGCACCGATGCCCACGGCATCGGCGGCGACATCAGCGATCCGGCGTTTCCCGCGGCGATCGTCGCGGCTGCGGTAGAGCGATTCGGGGGAATCGACGCCATCGTCAGCGCGGCGGGCTCTATCGCGAACGGCGCGCCGCTCACCGACCTGCCGCTTGCGGATTTCGAAGGCGCTTTCGCGGTGAACGTGCGCCCCACGCTGCTTCTGGCGCAGGCCGCCTTTCCCCACCTCAAGGCAAGCCGGGGCAGCCTCGTCGCCGTGTCGTCGACCGCGGCCCGTCATCCCGTGCCCGATCTCGGCGGCTATTCGCCGAGCAAGGCGGCGCTTTCCATGCTGGTGCGGCAGCTCGCGCTGGAATGGGGGCCGCATGGAATCCGCGCCAATTGCGTATCGCCCGGACCGACGGCAACGCCGATGGCGCCCGCCTATGCGGACGCGGCCGTGCGCGCGGCGCGGGCCTCCACCTTGCCGCTGCGGCGCATCGCCGATCCCGAACAGGTCGCCGCGACCATCCTGTTCCTGCTCGGCCCCGGCGCGGCCGCGATCACCGGGGTCGATCTCGACGTCGATTGCGGCATGGGCCTCACCACCATGCAACTGAGCGGCGCCGCGCTCGGGCGTTCGACGAATGGCTGA
- a CDS encoding epoxide hydrolase family protein: MAEARFRVEIPEADVLDLKARLRGVRLADDFANADWRFGVERGWLADMLAYWADGYDWRAEEAAINRLSHHRIELDGIPIHYVRAEGNGPRPLPVILTHGWPWTFWDWRDLIGPLSDPAAHGGDPADAFDVIVPSLPGFGFSAPLRTADVGVREIAALWVRLMERLGHNRFMAAGGDWGSLVSAELGHAHAARVAGVHLTLPILPGVDRGTVQPSDFDASESWMRDRNREAQAVSDGHILAHRRSAQTLAYAFTDSPAGLAAWIWERRRNWSDCGGDVERVFRRDFLCTTASLYWFTRTIGTSMRLYASHGPERWTPLHDRERVIDVPTAFAVAPRELFLLPRRVAERKTNLVRWTTLPEGGHFLPSETPRQLIDEYRAFARTLR; this comes from the coding sequence ATGGCTGAGGCGCGGTTTCGGGTCGAGATTCCGGAAGCTGACGTACTCGACCTGAAAGCGCGTTTGCGCGGGGTCCGGCTCGCTGACGATTTCGCCAACGCCGACTGGCGTTTCGGCGTCGAGCGAGGCTGGCTCGCGGACATGCTGGCCTATTGGGCCGATGGCTACGACTGGCGCGCCGAGGAGGCGGCGATCAACCGCCTCTCGCACCACCGCATCGAACTGGACGGCATCCCCATCCACTACGTTCGCGCCGAAGGAAACGGCCCGCGGCCCCTGCCCGTCATCCTGACGCACGGCTGGCCGTGGACGTTCTGGGACTGGCGCGACCTGATCGGGCCGCTGAGCGACCCCGCCGCGCACGGCGGCGACCCCGCCGACGCCTTCGACGTGATCGTCCCGTCCCTTCCCGGCTTCGGTTTTTCCGCGCCGCTCCGCACGGCCGATGTCGGCGTGCGCGAAATCGCGGCGCTTTGGGTGCGCCTGATGGAAAGGCTCGGTCACAACCGCTTCATGGCGGCGGGCGGCGACTGGGGTTCGCTGGTGTCGGCGGAGCTGGGGCACGCGCACGCGGCGCGGGTCGCAGGCGTGCACCTGACGCTTCCGATCCTGCCCGGCGTCGATCGGGGCACGGTGCAGCCTTCGGACTTCGACGCTTCGGAAAGCTGGATGCGCGACCGCAACCGGGAAGCGCAGGCGGTGTCCGACGGTCATATCCTCGCGCACCGGCGCAGCGCCCAGACGCTCGCCTACGCCTTCACGGATTCGCCCGCCGGCCTCGCCGCGTGGATCTGGGAGCGTCGACGCAACTGGAGCGACTGCGGCGGCGATGTCGAACGCGTCTTCAGGCGCGATTTCCTGTGCACGACGGCGTCGCTCTACTGGTTCACGCGCACGATCGGGACCTCGATGCGGCTTTATGCCTCGCACGGCCCCGAGCGCTGGACGCCGCTGCATGACAGGGAACGCGTGATCGACGTGCCCACCGCCTTTGCCGTCGCGCCGCGCGAGCTGTTCCTGCTGCCGCGCCGGGTCGCCGAACGGAAAACCAATCTGGTCCGCTGGACCACGCTTCCCGAAGGCGGACATTTCCTGCCGTCCGAAACGCCGCGGCAATTGATCGACGAGTACCGCGCCTTCGCGCGAACGCTCCGCTAG
- a CDS encoding acyl-CoA carboxylase subunit beta — MSEDRTMAALIADLRARQARAREMGGADALARHRASGRLPVRERVDLLIDEGSWFEIGALALPELRTAKHVPGDAVVTGFARLDGRHVGVIGIDSSIVAGTTAPTSMRKQGRLIEIAQRNGFPIVLLCDADGGRIPDVMGWRFSHLPLDFKTFLAPTDGGPLVPRAAAVLGPSYGDSALHASTAHFVVMLRSASLALVGPSVIEPATGEKLTDEELGGPAKALAVGNAHAVADSEAEAMDAIAAFLSFLPSNSSLPAPAAPARDPAVDPARLADIVPLGAKDGYDMYRVIEAIADAGSIFPWADEWGGSVITCLARIEGQPVGLIASQPIVRAGALDADALNKEREFVDLCDTFNLPIIFLHDVPGLMVGTSAERTGILKAYEKLALRISTANVPKIGVIIRKAYGGGHFALGGRPTHPDFLFAWPSAEMGFMAPDTGVRTVYRRKIDAVRAEAGDEAAAALAAELRREWETESEPWEAAAHIALDDVIEPGETRAKLVSAIDYAWGVRAERVRP; from the coding sequence ATGAGCGAAGACCGGACGATGGCTGCCCTGATCGCCGATCTTCGGGCGCGGCAGGCGCGTGCGCGCGAGATGGGCGGCGCGGATGCGCTCGCCCGCCATCGCGCATCGGGCCGTCTTCCCGTCCGCGAACGCGTGGACCTGCTGATCGACGAGGGGAGCTGGTTCGAGATCGGCGCGCTGGCGCTGCCGGAACTGCGCACGGCGAAGCACGTGCCGGGCGATGCCGTCGTCACCGGGTTCGCGCGGCTCGACGGCCGTCATGTCGGCGTGATCGGGATCGACAGCTCAATCGTCGCGGGGACGACGGCGCCGACCAGTATGCGCAAGCAGGGCAGGCTGATCGAGATCGCGCAGCGCAACGGCTTTCCGATCGTGCTGCTCTGCGACGCGGACGGCGGCCGCATTCCCGATGTCATGGGCTGGCGCTTTTCGCATCTGCCGCTCGATTTCAAGACGTTCCTCGCGCCGACGGACGGCGGGCCGCTCGTCCCGCGCGCGGCGGCCGTTCTGGGGCCGTCCTACGGCGATTCCGCGCTCCATGCGTCGACCGCGCATTTCGTCGTGATGCTGCGCTCGGCTTCGCTCGCGCTCGTCGGGCCCTCGGTCATCGAGCCGGCGACCGGCGAGAAGCTGACGGACGAGGAACTCGGCGGCCCGGCGAAGGCGCTCGCGGTCGGCAACGCCCATGCCGTTGCGGACAGCGAGGCGGAGGCGATGGACGCGATTGCGGCGTTCCTGTCGTTCCTGCCTTCGAACAGCAGCCTGCCTGCGCCCGCCGCGCCCGCGCGCGATCCGGCGGTCGATCCGGCGCGCCTCGCCGACATCGTCCCGCTCGGCGCGAAGGACGGTTACGACATGTACCGGGTGATCGAGGCGATCGCCGATGCCGGAAGCATCTTCCCGTGGGCGGACGAATGGGGCGGGTCCGTCATCACCTGCCTCGCGCGGATCGAAGGGCAGCCGGTCGGCCTCATTGCGAGCCAGCCCATCGTGCGGGCCGGGGCGCTCGATGCGGATGCGCTGAACAAGGAGCGCGAGTTCGTCGACCTTTGCGATACGTTCAATTTGCCGATCATCTTCCTGCACGATGTGCCGGGCCTGATGGTCGGCACCAGCGCGGAGCGGACGGGCATCCTCAAGGCTTACGAAAAGCTCGCGCTCCGCATTTCGACCGCGAACGTGCCCAAGATCGGCGTGATCATCCGCAAGGCCTACGGCGGCGGCCATTTCGCCCTCGGCGGCCGGCCGACGCATCCCGATTTCCTGTTCGCGTGGCCGTCCGCCGAAATGGGGTTCATGGCGCCCGACACCGGCGTCAGGACCGTGTACCGGCGGAAGATCGACGCCGTGCGCGCGGAAGCGGGGGATGAGGCCGCGGCCGCGCTCGCCGCGGAGCTCAGGCGCGAATGGGAAACCGAATCGGAGCCGTGGGAGGCCGCCGCGCACATCGCGCTCGACGACGTGATCGAGCCGGGAGAAACCCGCGCCAAGCTGGTGTCGGCCATCGACTATGCCTGGGGCGTCAGGGCGGAAAGGGTCCGTCCATGA
- a CDS encoding acetyl/propionyl/methylcrotonyl-CoA carboxylase subunit alpha: MFSSILIANRGEIAVRIIAAAKTLGIRTVAVYSEADAGALHVRMADDAVCIGPANARQSYLKIEAVVAAALESGAEAVHPGYGFLSENADFARAVTAAGLAFIGPDADAIATMSDKVAARKAAIAAGVPVLPGSDGAVSGLDEAQAIARGIGFPVAVKASFGGGGRGIRVAAGADELEAAMMAAGREAGAAFGRSEIFLEAFLPRPRHVEVQVLGDLHGNVIHLGDRDCTVQRRHQKMIEEAPAPDLPDEMRAAMQAAAVALCRSVNYAGAGTVEFLVDRQAERFAFLEMNTRLQVEHGVTELVTGIDLVEAQIRVAAGELLGIRQDEARISGHAIQARISAEDCADDFRPAPGRITDLSVPLAPWTRADFGVERGDSVQPHYDSMIGKLLAWGPDRESARIRLHRALSSLRVAGVPTTAAYAAAVLEEPDFRSVRHFTGSVEQDWAIALPPVAESAAYAEEDDIVTSRLTERQVRLTGAANRTVSVFGLAHSPPPRVSPSPRAARAAASVGGASAKEGVVLSPMDGMVLQAPVRAGDAVERGATVLVLEAMKMEVVIAAPHGGVVRVVNCTPNEAVSKGQMLIEIDAA, encoded by the coding sequence ATGTTCTCCTCGATCCTGATCGCGAACCGCGGCGAGATCGCCGTGCGCATCATCGCCGCCGCGAAGACGCTCGGCATACGAACCGTCGCGGTGTACAGCGAGGCGGATGCGGGCGCGCTTCACGTCCGCATGGCGGACGATGCCGTGTGCATCGGGCCGGCGAACGCGCGGCAGAGCTATCTGAAGATCGAGGCGGTGGTCGCGGCCGCGCTCGAAAGCGGTGCCGAGGCCGTTCATCCCGGCTACGGCTTCCTCAGCGAGAACGCGGACTTCGCCCGCGCGGTGACGGCCGCCGGCCTCGCGTTCATCGGTCCCGACGCCGACGCCATCGCCACGATGAGCGACAAGGTCGCGGCCCGCAAGGCGGCGATCGCGGCCGGTGTCCCGGTGCTGCCGGGATCGGACGGCGCCGTTTCCGGCCTCGACGAGGCGCAGGCGATCGCGCGCGGGATCGGCTTTCCGGTCGCCGTGAAAGCCTCGTTCGGCGGCGGCGGACGCGGCATCCGCGTGGCCGCGGGCGCGGACGAACTGGAGGCGGCCATGATGGCCGCCGGGCGGGAGGCCGGGGCAGCGTTCGGGCGGTCGGAAATTTTTCTGGAGGCCTTCCTGCCGCGCCCGCGCCATGTCGAGGTTCAGGTGCTCGGCGACCTTCACGGCAACGTGATCCATCTCGGCGACCGGGATTGCACCGTCCAGCGGCGTCACCAGAAGATGATCGAGGAAGCGCCCGCGCCGGACCTGCCGGACGAGATGCGCGCGGCGATGCAGGCGGCGGCGGTCGCGCTTTGCCGCTCGGTGAACTATGCGGGCGCCGGGACCGTCGAGTTCCTCGTCGACAGGCAGGCGGAGCGCTTTGCCTTCCTCGAAATGAACACCCGCCTTCAGGTCGAGCACGGCGTCACCGAGCTTGTCACCGGCATCGACCTCGTCGAGGCGCAGATCCGCGTCGCGGCGGGAGAGCTGCTCGGCATCCGGCAGGACGAGGCCCGCATCTCCGGCCACGCCATACAGGCGCGGATTTCGGCGGAGGACTGCGCGGACGATTTCCGGCCTGCGCCGGGCCGCATCACCGACCTTTCCGTGCCGCTTGCACCGTGGACGCGCGCCGATTTCGGCGTCGAGCGCGGCGACAGCGTGCAGCCGCACTACGATTCGATGATCGGCAAGCTGCTGGCGTGGGGGCCTGACAGGGAAAGCGCGCGGATACGGCTGCACCGGGCGCTCAGCAGCCTGCGCGTTGCCGGTGTGCCGACGACGGCGGCCTATGCCGCGGCCGTGCTCGAGGAACCGGATTTCAGGTCGGTGCGCCACTTTACCGGGTCGGTGGAGCAGGACTGGGCGATCGCGCTTCCCCCGGTCGCTGAGAGCGCAGCCTATGCCGAGGAGGATGATATCGTGACGTCCCGCCTTACGGAACGGCAGGTGAGGCTTACGGGCGCCGCGAACCGGACGGTGTCCGTGTTCGGGCTTGCCCATTCGCCGCCACCCCGCGTCTCGCCCAGCCCGCGCGCCGCGCGTGCTGCCGCATCGGTCGGCGGAGCCTCCGCGAAGGAGGGTGTGGTCCTGTCTCCGATGGACGGCATGGTGTTGCAGGCGCCGGTCCGCGCCGGCGATGCGGTGGAGCGAGGCGCGACGGTGCTGGTCCTCGAGGCGATGAAGATGGAGGTCGTGATCGCCGCGCCGCACGGCGGTGTCGTGCGCGTGGTCAATTGCACGCCGAACGAGGCCGTGTCGAAGGGCCAGATGCTGATCGAGATCGACGCCGCCTAG
- a CDS encoding MFS transporter — translation MQAVAKKLNGKEESASGVYPWVVVCFLTAIYTVAFIDRQILNLLVDPIKRSLVLSDTEVSLLQGLAFTSAYVLFSPVFGRLADRANRRNILVAGAIVWSLGTISCGLSDDYWALFASRVVVGAAEACVSPAAWSMLSDYFNRERLPRAMSIFLIGPYLGAGLALVFGGLLIGAADSVIAAHDILSGLEPWQFVFIAIGFPGVLLGVATLAVREPPRRSLGNDAAPAETYTLRETLAFFWAGRAFFGRFYAAMTGIIIVLYALPAWMPAFLMRRHGAESASMGLEYGALVLVMGTLGVLSGPVIGRWIERRGHEGGTVIVAAVAAVALVPASVALSLAPTYGTALAAAAVATFFFSLPQAMAASALQLASPNGMRGLASAMYVFLVAVVGLGIAPTIVALFTDVVFRDPAKVGVSLSIVCGTSAAIGAWLAFRALPHYRATLRLPADARR, via the coding sequence TTGCAAGCCGTAGCTAAAAAACTGAACGGAAAGGAAGAATCGGCGTCCGGCGTCTATCCGTGGGTTGTCGTTTGCTTTCTGACGGCGATCTACACGGTCGCCTTCATTGATCGGCAGATTCTCAACCTGCTGGTCGATCCGATCAAGCGCAGCCTCGTGCTTTCGGACACCGAGGTCAGCCTGCTTCAGGGGCTGGCGTTCACGTCGGCCTACGTGCTGTTCAGCCCGGTCTTCGGACGTCTGGCCGACCGGGCGAACCGGCGGAACATTCTCGTTGCCGGGGCGATCGTCTGGAGTCTCGGCACGATTTCGTGCGGGCTTTCGGACGACTACTGGGCGCTGTTCGCGTCGCGGGTCGTCGTCGGTGCGGCGGAGGCCTGTGTGTCGCCCGCGGCGTGGTCGATGCTCTCCGACTATTTCAATCGCGAGCGCCTGCCGCGCGCGATGAGCATCTTCCTGATCGGGCCGTACCTCGGGGCCGGGCTCGCGCTCGTGTTCGGCGGTCTGCTGATCGGCGCCGCCGACAGCGTCATCGCGGCGCACGACATTCTGTCGGGCCTCGAACCCTGGCAATTCGTGTTCATCGCCATCGGCTTTCCGGGCGTGCTGCTCGGCGTGGCCACGCTGGCGGTGCGCGAGCCGCCGCGGCGCAGCCTCGGGAACGACGCCGCGCCCGCGGAAACCTACACGCTTCGCGAAACGCTGGCGTTCTTCTGGGCCGGCCGTGCCTTCTTCGGGCGTTTCTATGCGGCGATGACGGGAATCATCATCGTGCTCTATGCCTTGCCGGCGTGGATGCCTGCGTTCCTGATGCGGCGCCACGGCGCGGAGTCCGCGTCGATGGGGCTCGAATACGGCGCGCTCGTGCTGGTGATGGGCACGCTCGGCGTGCTCAGCGGACCCGTCATCGGGCGGTGGATCGAACGGCGCGGGCACGAGGGCGGCACGGTGATCGTCGCCGCCGTGGCGGCCGTGGCGCTGGTGCCCGCGAGCGTCGCGCTTTCGCTTGCGCCGACCTACGGCACCGCGCTCGCGGCGGCGGCCGTCGCGACCTTCTTTTTCAGCCTACCGCAGGCGATGGCGGCATCCGCGTTGCAGCTCGCCTCGCCGAACGGAATGCGCGGGCTCGCCTCCGCCATGTATGTTTTCCTCGTCGCGGTGGTCGGGCTCGGCATCGCGCCGACGATCGTGGCGCTGTTCACCGATGTCGTCTTCCGCGATCCGGCGAAGGTGGGCGTCTCGCTGTCCATCGTTTGCGGAACCAGCGCCGCGATCGGTGCATGGCTGGCATTTCGCGCGCTGCCCCATTACCGCGCCACGCTCCGGCTGCCTGCGGATGCTCGACGATGA
- a CDS encoding enoyl-CoA hydratase/isomerase family protein yields MSRSPNWQRGMVRVDLEDTVAFVTFDRPEKLNAMDRAFWPDLRAALAWAEEMTAHCIVFRGAGTRAFSVGGDVKSFAALSTEDERRAFQIDAMQTFDAIAQCALPTIAAVRGLALGGGCEVAMACDMVIAADDAVFAMPEARFGLVPGYGVLRAPSVVGAQMAKLMVFAGERLDAESALRHGLVQRLSTADGLMDDARALARTIAAVPPAAIAAGKALINAAIDPDRVALSVETVTALHSTPESRAAVSSFGEKA; encoded by the coding sequence ATGAGCCGGTCGCCAAACTGGCAGCGCGGCATGGTGCGCGTGGATCTTGAGGATACGGTTGCGTTCGTCACGTTCGACCGCCCGGAAAAGCTGAACGCGATGGACCGCGCGTTCTGGCCCGACCTTCGCGCGGCGCTGGCGTGGGCGGAGGAGATGACGGCGCACTGCATCGTGTTCCGCGGGGCGGGAACGCGCGCCTTTTCCGTCGGCGGCGACGTGAAGAGTTTCGCGGCGCTGTCGACCGAAGACGAGCGCCGCGCGTTCCAGATCGACGCCATGCAGACGTTCGATGCCATCGCGCAATGCGCGCTGCCGACGATCGCGGCCGTGCGCGGCCTTGCCCTCGGCGGCGGGTGCGAAGTGGCGATGGCGTGCGACATGGTGATCGCTGCGGACGATGCGGTCTTTGCGATGCCCGAGGCGCGTTTCGGACTTGTTCCGGGTTACGGCGTGCTGCGGGCGCCGTCCGTCGTCGGCGCGCAAATGGCGAAACTCATGGTGTTCGCCGGAGAGAGACTGGATGCGGAAAGCGCGCTGCGCCACGGCCTCGTTCAGCGCCTTTCGACGGCGGACGGGCTGATGGATGATGCGCGCGCCCTCGCGCGGACGATCGCGGCGGTGCCGCCCGCTGCCATTGCGGCGGGAAAGGCGCTGATCAATGCGGCGATTGATCCGGACCGTGTTGCGCTGTCGGTCGAAACGGTGACGGCACTCCATTCCACGCCGGAATCGCGCGCCGCCGTGTCCAGCTTCGGAGAAAAGGCATGA
- a CDS encoding SDR family oxidoreductase has translation MQPTLQRRVSVITGGCGGMGIACAREFGKSHDLILADVSADRLADTGARLRDEGYSIRAAVAGDIADAKTVAAIGDAIDAHGPLGVVIHAAGISSGMADWHTILRTNALGTALLLDALEARLVPGTVCVLIASIAGHLAPADPEVDAILAAPSADGLRRMESHLQRLAAMMTDGKSFAYSGLSGPAYGVSKRAMIRAAAARAPAWARKGARIVSLSPGLIWTPMGRFEVDHGEAAGDLLKETPIQRWGTPMDISQAAAFLASDAASFITGTDLRIDGGMVPFRLSENS, from the coding sequence ATGCAACCGACGCTGCAAAGGCGCGTCTCCGTGATCACCGGCGGATGCGGCGGCATGGGGATCGCCTGCGCCCGCGAATTCGGCAAGTCCCACGACCTGATCCTCGCCGATGTCTCTGCCGACCGGCTGGCAGACACGGGCGCGCGGCTGAGGGACGAAGGCTACAGCATCCGCGCCGCGGTCGCGGGGGACATCGCGGACGCGAAAACCGTCGCCGCGATCGGCGACGCGATCGACGCGCACGGGCCGCTCGGCGTCGTCATCCATGCCGCCGGCATCTCATCGGGCATGGCGGACTGGCATACGATCCTGCGCACGAACGCCCTCGGCACCGCGCTGCTGCTCGATGCGCTGGAAGCGCGGCTCGTTCCGGGGACCGTCTGCGTGCTCATCGCCTCCATCGCCGGCCACCTCGCACCAGCGGACCCCGAGGTGGATGCCATCCTCGCCGCGCCTTCGGCGGACGGTCTTCGACGCATGGAATCGCATCTCCAGCGGCTGGCGGCGATGATGACGGACGGGAAATCCTTCGCCTATTCGGGGCTGAGCGGCCCGGCCTACGGCGTCTCGAAACGGGCGATGATCCGGGCGGCGGCGGCCCGCGCACCGGCATGGGCCCGCAAGGGCGCCCGCATCGTATCCCTGTCGCCCGGCCTCATCTGGACGCCGATGGGACGATTCGAGGTGGATCACGGTGAGGCGGCCGGCGATCTCCTCAAGGAGACCCCGATACAGCGGTGGGGCACGCCGATGGACATTTCACAGGCGGCCGCCTTCCTCGCCTCCGACGCGGCCTCGTTCATCACCGGAACGGATCTCCGGATCGACGGCGGCATGGTGCCGTTCCGGCTCAGCGAGAACAGTTGA